Proteins from a single region of Anastrepha ludens isolate Willacy chromosome 5, idAnaLude1.1, whole genome shotgun sequence:
- the LOC128864907 gene encoding odorant receptor 45a-like encodes MFQKDLGIRSYFYIQKFTFQRLGIDLTAKNGRVTQPYFLFLVVFTLTSVLIPMVVYSRQHLQEIVEVTNAMAPFMQASITLWKIWRVIYRRKEMAQLVESIYRLSEQATKEELSHLIQENNRERIMNSVYYYSVLNTGILALTAPVLVSFIQYFRVGHFSYILVLKGAYPIEYARPLNYFLIWLWSAIAIYGVIYGSVSVDSLFSWYLHNITGNFKILQSKLESAERVADLKERRATLYYCIEYHQRVIEMAEQLDFIYRPIVFIQCTLNALQICFLAYQIGSGVVAMVDFPFLFLFMNSVGIQLMIYCYGGQHLQNESGKVSKSVDQTINSHAWPKELRTVLLISMMRAQKSCKLTGIFFDVDLALFLWVWRTAGSYVTLLRSVDQQTL; translated from the exons TCTTAGTTGTTTTCACATTGACTTCGGTCCTGATACCAATGGTAGTTTATAGCAGGCAACATTTGCAGGAAATCGTGGAAGTGACTAATGCAATGGCACCCTTCATGCAGGCCTCCATAACACTCTGGAAGATTTGGCGTGTCATTTATAGGCGCAAGGAAATGGCGCAACTAGTGGAAAGTATTTATCGGCTATCGGAGCAAG CCAccaaggaggagctcagccattTAATACAGGAAAACAATCGCGAGCGTATTATGAACTCTGTTTACTATTACTCGGTATTGAACACTGGCATATTGGCGCTGACAGCACCCGTTTTAGTCAGCTTCATACAGTACTTTCGGGTTGGCCATTTCAGTTACATTTTGGTATTAAAGGGCGC CTACCCCATAGAGTATGCGCGCCCACTGAACTACTTTCTCATCTGGCTGTGGTCAGCGATTGCCATATATGGCGTCATATACGGCTCGgtatccgtggatagcctcttCTCTTGGTACTTACACAACATAACGGGAAACTTTAAAATACTCCAATCTAAGTTGGAATCAGCAGAGAGAGTAGCCGATTTGAAGGAACGGCGTGCAACGCTCTACTACTGCATTGAATATCATCAGCGAGTTATTGAAATGGCGGAACAACTCGATTTCATATATCGTCCGATTGTTTTCATACAATGTACGCTAAATGCattgcaaatttgttttttggcttATCAGATTGGTAGCGGTGTTGTAGCTATGGTGGATTTTCCATTTCTATTCCTATTCATGAATTCGGTGGGCATACAATTGATGATTTATTGCTACGGTGGCCAACATTTGCAGAATGAA AGCGGAAAAGTGTCTAAATCTGTTGATCAAACCATAAATTCGCACGCTTGGCCGAAGGAACTGCGCACAGTGCTGCTAATCTCAATGATGCGCGCCCAGAAGTCCTGCAAATTAACAGGCATATTTTTTGACGTTgatttggctttatttttatGG GTTTGGCGCACCGCCGGGTCATATGTAACACTTCTACGGAGCGTGGATCAACAAACTCTGTAA